One Buteo buteo chromosome 4, bButBut1.hap1.1, whole genome shotgun sequence DNA segment encodes these proteins:
- the FEZF1 gene encoding fez family zinc finger protein 1 isoform X2: MDNSGHHTATKILATPPARESLSARSNMISTPKPLAFSIERIMARTPEPRSIPVPQLLHGSVAKGDPKHPLHLNSSIPCMIPFVPVAYDPLPKAAVAGAEPRKAHLDSSSSPSFSCGDLLNCALSLKGDFPRDALPLQQYKLPKAYLAERNKLVLPAADKYPAGVAFKDLSQAQLQHYMKESAQILSEKIAYKTSEFSRGSPSSKPKVFTCEVCGKVFNAHYNLTRHMPVHTGARPFVCKVCGKGFRQASTLCRHKIIHTQEKPHKCNQCGKAFNRSSTLNTHTRIHAGYKPFVCEFCGKGFHQKGNYKNHKLTHSGEKQFKCNICNKAFHQVYNLTFHMHTHNDKKPFTCPTCGKGFCRNFDLKKHVRKLHDSALGLPRPPAELGGPDQPPPPGPLLQGPPPLQP, encoded by the exons ATGGACAATAGTGGCCACCACACGGCGACCAAAATCCTAGCGACTCCTCCGGCCAGAGAAAGCCTGTCTGCCAGGAGCAACATGATCAGCACGCCCAAGCCCCTCGCCTTCTCCATTGAGCGCATCATGGCGCGGACGCCGGAGCCGCGCTCCATCCCCGTCCCGCAGCTCCTCCACGGCTCCGTGGCCAAAGGCGACCCCAAGCACCCGCTGCACCTCAACTCCTCCATCCCCTGCATGATCCCCTTTGTCCCGGTGGCGTACGACCCCCTGCCCAAAGCGGCGGTGGCCGGAGCGGAACCCAGGAAGGCTCACTTAGACTCCTCTTCCTCGCCCTCCTTTAGCTGCGGCGATCTCTTGAACTGTGCCCTGAGCTTGAAAGGCGATTTCCCCCGCGATGCCCTGCCCTTGCAGCAGTACAAACTG CCCAAGGCTTACCTGGCGGAGCGGAACAAGCTGGTGCTGCCGGCCGCGGACAAGTACCCGGCGGGGGTAGCCTTCAAGGACTTGTCGCAGGCTCAGCTGCAGCATTACATGAAAGAAAGCGCTCAGATCCTCTCGGAAAAAATCGCCTACAAGACCTCGGAGTTCAGCCGCGGCTCCCCGAGCAGCAAGCCCAAAGTTTTCACGTGTGAAGTTTGTGGAAAG GTATTTAACGCACATTATAACTTAACTCGCCATATGCCGGTGCACACGGGAGCCAGACCCTTTGTTTGCAAAGTTTGCGGGAAGGGCTTCAGGCAGGCGAGCACGCTCTGCCGGCACAAGATCATCCACACCCAG GAAAAGCCCCACAAGTGCAACCAGTGCGGCAAAGCCTTTAACCGGAGCTCGACCCTGAACACACACACGCGAATACACGCCGGCTACAAACCTTTTGTCTGTGAATTTTGTGGCAAAGGATTTCACCAGAAAG GCAACTACAAAAACCACAAGCTGACTCACAGCGGGGAGAAGCAGTTCAAGTGCAATATCTGCAACAAGGCTTTCCACCAGGTGTACAACCTGACCTTCCACATGCACACCCACAACGACAAGAAGCCCTTCACCTGCCCCACCTGCGGCAAAGGCTTCTGCAGGAACTTTGACCTCAAGAAACACGTCCGCAAGCTGCACGACAGCGCCCTGGGactgccccggccccccgccgaGCTGGGGGGGCCCGaccagccgcccccccccgggccgcTGCTGCAGGGCCCGCCGCCGCTGCAGCcgtga
- the FEZF1 gene encoding fez family zinc finger protein 1 isoform X1 has product MDNSGHHTATKILATPPARESLSARSNMISTPKPLAFSIERIMARTPEPRSIPVPQLLHGSVAKGDPKHPLHLNSSIPCMIPFVPVAYDPLPKAAVAGAEPRKAHLDSSSSPSFSCGDLLNCALSLKGDFPRDALPLQQYKLVRPRVVNHSSFHAMGALCYFNRGDSPCHPSASVNIHPVASYFLSSPLHPQPKAYLAERNKLVLPAADKYPAGVAFKDLSQAQLQHYMKESAQILSEKIAYKTSEFSRGSPSSKPKVFTCEVCGKVFNAHYNLTRHMPVHTGARPFVCKVCGKGFRQASTLCRHKIIHTQEKPHKCNQCGKAFNRSSTLNTHTRIHAGYKPFVCEFCGKGFHQKGNYKNHKLTHSGEKQFKCNICNKAFHQVYNLTFHMHTHNDKKPFTCPTCGKGFCRNFDLKKHVRKLHDSALGLPRPPAELGGPDQPPPPGPLLQGPPPLQP; this is encoded by the exons ATGGACAATAGTGGCCACCACACGGCGACCAAAATCCTAGCGACTCCTCCGGCCAGAGAAAGCCTGTCTGCCAGGAGCAACATGATCAGCACGCCCAAGCCCCTCGCCTTCTCCATTGAGCGCATCATGGCGCGGACGCCGGAGCCGCGCTCCATCCCCGTCCCGCAGCTCCTCCACGGCTCCGTGGCCAAAGGCGACCCCAAGCACCCGCTGCACCTCAACTCCTCCATCCCCTGCATGATCCCCTTTGTCCCGGTGGCGTACGACCCCCTGCCCAAAGCGGCGGTGGCCGGAGCGGAACCCAGGAAGGCTCACTTAGACTCCTCTTCCTCGCCCTCCTTTAGCTGCGGCGATCTCTTGAACTGTGCCCTGAGCTTGAAAGGCGATTTCCCCCGCGATGCCCTGCCCTTGCAGCAGTACAAACTGGTAAGACCCCGAGTGGTCAATCACTCCTCCTTCCACGCCATGGGAGCCCTGTGCTATTTCAACCGAGGCGACAGCCCCTGTCACCCGTCCGCCAGTGTCAACATCCACCCGGTGGCTTCTTATTTCCTCAGCTCCCCCTTGCACCCGCAGCCCAAGGCTTACCTGGCGGAGCGGAACAAGCTGGTGCTGCCGGCCGCGGACAAGTACCCGGCGGGGGTAGCCTTCAAGGACTTGTCGCAGGCTCAGCTGCAGCATTACATGAAAGAAAGCGCTCAGATCCTCTCGGAAAAAATCGCCTACAAGACCTCGGAGTTCAGCCGCGGCTCCCCGAGCAGCAAGCCCAAAGTTTTCACGTGTGAAGTTTGTGGAAAG GTATTTAACGCACATTATAACTTAACTCGCCATATGCCGGTGCACACGGGAGCCAGACCCTTTGTTTGCAAAGTTTGCGGGAAGGGCTTCAGGCAGGCGAGCACGCTCTGCCGGCACAAGATCATCCACACCCAG GAAAAGCCCCACAAGTGCAACCAGTGCGGCAAAGCCTTTAACCGGAGCTCGACCCTGAACACACACACGCGAATACACGCCGGCTACAAACCTTTTGTCTGTGAATTTTGTGGCAAAGGATTTCACCAGAAAG GCAACTACAAAAACCACAAGCTGACTCACAGCGGGGAGAAGCAGTTCAAGTGCAATATCTGCAACAAGGCTTTCCACCAGGTGTACAACCTGACCTTCCACATGCACACCCACAACGACAAGAAGCCCTTCACCTGCCCCACCTGCGGCAAAGGCTTCTGCAGGAACTTTGACCTCAAGAAACACGTCCGCAAGCTGCACGACAGCGCCCTGGGactgccccggccccccgccgaGCTGGGGGGGCCCGaccagccgcccccccccgggccgcTGCTGCAGGGCCCGCCGCCGCTGCAGCcgtga